A window of Myxococcales bacterium contains these coding sequences:
- a CDS encoding ABC transporter ATP-binding protein, with protein sequence MAKAPRRTVSPEKKDDERPLGERLRESARYTVRTARLVFRSAPRLASAFVALTLAASALPLAVAFIGKRLVDAVVAKHEREALAWVAAELAVVVTLALVTRGAQLARLVLGSRLGVDVNTAILAKATTLSLPDFEDSELYDRMTRARREASSRPVALVSDAFSFVQNTLTLLGYLALLVGFGGWVAALLLLSTVPATIAEVRFGKKQFKLRNWRSPESRKLLYLEQALASDEHAKEIRLFDLGALFLGRYVETAEAFYQEDTKLAVKKSATTTGLSLIATLALYATYASVALLAARGALSLGTMTMYVLAFRQGQSAFQSALSSVGSIYEHNLYMSNLFGFLGDDEASFGALAVTSGDGATTRAKTDALPSAPRSGGAEIRFEGVGFRYPGKEAYALRGIDLVLRPGEKVALVGHNGAGKTTFVKLMTGLYTPTEGRILVDGRDVAEWDRRALVRRFGVVFQDFNQYQLSLRENVGVGEVARMHDDDAIERAVARGGATTVVESLAEKGGLDAALGQWFRGGVELSGGQWQKIALARGFMREDADVLVLDEPTAALDAESEHVVFDRFQALAEGRTTLVISHRFPTVRMADRIVVLDGGAVCEEGTHDALVAREGLYARLFKLQARGYT encoded by the coding sequence GTGGCGAAGGCTCCGCGCCGCACCGTCTCTCCGGAAAAAAAAGACGACGAGCGCCCGCTCGGCGAGCGCTTGCGGGAGAGCGCGCGGTACACTGTCCGCACCGCGCGCCTCGTGTTCCGGTCGGCCCCTCGCCTAGCCTCGGCCTTCGTCGCCCTGACGCTCGCGGCGAGCGCCCTGCCCCTCGCCGTCGCGTTCATCGGGAAGCGCCTCGTCGACGCCGTGGTGGCGAAGCACGAGCGCGAGGCCCTCGCGTGGGTCGCCGCCGAGCTCGCCGTGGTCGTGACGCTCGCCCTCGTCACGCGGGGGGCCCAGCTCGCGCGCCTCGTGCTCGGCTCGCGTCTCGGGGTCGACGTGAACACGGCCATCTTGGCCAAGGCCACCACCCTAAGCCTGCCCGACTTCGAGGACTCCGAGCTCTACGACCGCATGACCCGCGCCCGACGCGAGGCCTCGTCGCGCCCCGTCGCCCTCGTGAGCGACGCCTTCTCGTTCGTGCAGAATACATTGACGCTCTTGGGGTACTTGGCGCTGCTCGTGGGGTTCGGCGGCTGGGTCGCGGCGCTCCTGCTCCTCTCGACCGTGCCGGCCACGATCGCCGAGGTTCGTTTCGGGAAGAAGCAGTTCAAGCTCCGCAACTGGCGCTCGCCCGAGTCACGGAAGCTCCTCTACCTGGAGCAGGCGCTCGCGAGCGACGAGCACGCGAAGGAGATCCGCCTCTTCGACCTCGGCGCGCTCTTCCTCGGGCGGTACGTGGAGACCGCCGAGGCCTTCTACCAAGAGGACACGAAGCTCGCGGTGAAGAAGTCGGCCACCACCACGGGGCTCTCGCTCATCGCGACGCTCGCCCTCTACGCGACGTACGCGTCGGTCGCGCTCCTCGCGGCCCGCGGTGCCCTCTCGCTCGGCACGATGACGATGTACGTGCTCGCGTTCCGTCAGGGCCAGTCCGCCTTCCAGAGCGCGCTCTCTTCGGTCGGGTCCATCTACGAGCACAACCTGTACATGTCGAACCTCTTCGGCTTCCTGGGTGACGACGAGGCCTCGTTCGGCGCCCTCGCCGTGACCTCCGGAGATGGCGCGACGACACGTGCGAAGACGGACGCGCTCCCGAGCGCGCCGAGGAGCGGCGGCGCAGAGATCCGCTTCGAAGGGGTCGGCTTTCGTTACCCAGGCAAGGAGGCCTACGCGCTGCGGGGGATCGATCTCGTCCTCCGCCCCGGGGAGAAGGTGGCGCTCGTGGGCCACAACGGCGCCGGCAAGACCACCTTCGTGAAGCTCATGACCGGCCTCTACACACCGACCGAGGGGCGCATCCTCGTCGACGGCCGGGACGTCGCCGAGTGGGACAGGCGCGCCCTCGTCCGAAGGTTCGGCGTGGTCTTCCAGGACTTCAACCAGTACCAGCTCTCGCTCCGCGAGAACGTCGGGGTCGGTGAGGTCGCACGCATGCACGACGACGACGCGATCGAGCGCGCCGTCGCGCGGGGCGGAGCGACCACGGTCGTCGAGTCGCTCGCCGAGAAGGGCGGCCTCGACGCCGCGCTCGGGCAGTGGTTCCGCGGAGGTGTGGAGCTCTCCGGCGGACAGTGGCAGAAGATCGCGCTCGCCCGAGGGTTCATGCGCGAGGACGCCGACGTGCTCGTGCTCGACGAGCCTACGGCCGCGCTCGACGCCGAGAGCGAGCACGTGGTGTTCGACCGGTTCCAGGCGCTCGCCGAGGGCCGCACGACCCTCGTGATTTCCCATCGATTTCCGACGGTTCGCATGGCCGACCGCATCGTCGTGCTGGACGGCGGCGCGGTGTGCGAGGAAGGCACACACGACGCGTTGGTCGCCCGTGAAGGGCTCTACGCGAGGCTCTTCAAGCTTCAAGCTCGTGGGTACACCTGA
- a CDS encoding protein kinase produces the protein MRDDDIPQGEKIGAYRIVRRLSRGPIADVWLAKAEGPLGFERTVTLKRLADRHPTDSAVARTFATEAAAYAKLSHPSIVRLFDFFSHDDELVMVLEHVDGPTLEALVAAATGAGLTVPDGAALYVAICLFEGLAKAHAVRDDDGLASPIVHRGVSPATIQIAFDGDVKLADFGVAKVTGVRSETEAGALKGTLGYMAPEQVKGKPIGPHTDVYAAGVLVWELLARRPAFKAPGASDFAVLKAMAEPSLPSLDELRRDLDRRVREVVGACLIVDDARRVVTAAEVARTLRDVCPPETGRGELVELVTKLRGTLEPRDEPEGTRPSWRSSVPDETSADTLLDSLFSLDAPHGPDSAATPPKAPEVDAPSPAKAVAAPPSPKSPSPPPAAPLPTPTRDEPRVTEASPRATAPLASAPRSGKPEVDAADADLVASLHAAPASTSKPRPTHRPVSPPAAAPRTTGGFAVTYGIVAVALLALSGLVYAKRAAVAEIMLDHPTEPVPFVPSDPFPPHEAPIVLPPTADARAAAPSPSATTDPPAPSGPVPRDTGPTDAGPRDAILDTSPATPGHRIFVDGKVVGETPQRVVVPCGKRTIQLGKGAPVRTLDLACGKTTPLGDK, from the coding sequence ATGCGAGACGACGACATCCCGCAAGGGGAAAAGATTGGGGCCTATCGCATCGTCCGGAGGCTCTCCCGCGGCCCCATCGCCGACGTGTGGCTCGCGAAGGCCGAGGGCCCGCTCGGGTTCGAGCGCACCGTCACGCTAAAGAGGCTCGCCGATCGGCACCCCACCGACAGCGCCGTCGCGCGGACGTTCGCGACCGAGGCCGCGGCCTACGCCAAGCTCTCGCACCCGTCGATCGTGCGCCTCTTCGACTTCTTCTCGCACGACGACGAGCTCGTCATGGTGCTCGAGCACGTCGACGGCCCGACCCTCGAGGCGCTCGTCGCCGCCGCGACCGGCGCCGGCCTGACCGTGCCCGACGGTGCCGCGCTCTACGTCGCGATTTGCCTCTTCGAAGGGCTCGCCAAAGCCCACGCCGTCCGGGACGACGACGGCCTCGCCTCCCCCATCGTGCACCGCGGCGTGAGCCCCGCGACGATCCAGATCGCCTTCGACGGCGACGTGAAGCTCGCCGATTTCGGCGTGGCGAAGGTGACGGGGGTGCGCTCCGAGACCGAGGCTGGCGCGCTCAAAGGCACGCTCGGGTACATGGCGCCCGAGCAAGTCAAGGGCAAGCCCATCGGGCCCCACACCGACGTGTACGCCGCGGGCGTCTTGGTGTGGGAGCTGCTCGCGAGGAGGCCGGCCTTCAAGGCGCCTGGCGCGAGTGATTTCGCCGTGCTCAAAGCGATGGCCGAGCCGAGCCTCCCTTCGCTCGACGAGCTCCGCCGCGATCTGGATCGGCGCGTGCGCGAGGTCGTCGGGGCGTGTTTGATCGTCGACGACGCACGACGCGTGGTCACGGCCGCCGAGGTCGCGCGCACCCTCCGCGACGTGTGCCCGCCCGAGACCGGACGCGGGGAGCTCGTCGAGCTCGTGACCAAGCTCCGCGGCACCCTCGAGCCACGCGACGAGCCCGAGGGAACGAGGCCCTCGTGGCGATCGTCCGTGCCCGACGAGACCTCGGCCGACACGCTGCTCGACAGCCTTTTTTCGCTCGATGCGCCGCACGGCCCCGACAGCGCCGCCACACCGCCCAAGGCACCCGAGGTCGACGCGCCGAGCCCCGCGAAAGCCGTTGCCGCCCCCCCCTCGCCCAAGTCGCCCTCGCCCCCGCCCGCAGCTCCGCTCCCCACTCCGACACGCGACGAGCCGCGCGTGACCGAAGCCTCACCCCGTGCGACCGCCCCGCTCGCCTCGGCGCCGCGCTCGGGCAAGCCGGAGGTCGACGCGGCCGACGCGGACCTCGTCGCGAGCCTGCACGCCGCCCCCGCGAGCACGTCGAAGCCACGCCCTACCCACCGTCCGGTGAGCCCTCCGGCCGCCGCGCCGCGCACGACGGGAGGGTTCGCCGTCACCTACGGCATCGTGGCCGTAGCGCTCCTCGCGCTCTCCGGCCTCGTGTACGCGAAGCGCGCGGCCGTAGCCGAGATCATGCTGGACCATCCGACCGAGCCCGTCCCGTTCGTTCCGTCGGATCCGTTCCCGCCCCACGAGGCGCCGATCGTGCTCCCGCCCACGGCCGATGCTCGCGCGGCCGCGCCGTCCCCGTCCGCCACGACCGACCCCCCCGCGCCGAGCGGCCCCGTCCCGCGCGACACGGGTCCGACGGACGCAGGCCCCCGCGATGCCATCCTCGACACGTCCCCGGCCACGCCCGGGCACCGCATCTTCGTGGACGGGAAGGTCGTCGGCGAGACGCCCCAGCGCGTCGTCGTGCCGTGCGGAAAGCGCACGATCCAGCTCGGAAAGGGCGCCCCGGTGCGCACACTCGATCTGGCCTGCGGGAAGACGACCCCTCTAGGCGACAAATAA
- a CDS encoding 50S ribosomal protein L11 methyltransferase: MSQEPRFPFLHVHVSPDDADLVSSDLFDLGATGVEERDETTLKKNETSGKVTLVASFEDEATANLAIESLDPALEPRLEWVVGDAWRDAWKEHFRPFAVAPGLVVRPPWEAYEAKEGERVLELEPGRAFGTGLHETTSLVCGALVAHGDELRGKPILDVGTGSGILALAAIHLGASHATCTDNDDEVIPVVLENAERNGMTDKVKAAAIGLDAVEGTFPVVVANIEARVLVPMANDLKAKVAKGGLLVLSGILLPQEEEVVAAYAPFQVVSAPKKGEWVAIVLRAP, from the coding sequence ATGAGCCAAGAGCCACGATTTCCGTTCCTCCACGTCCACGTCTCGCCCGACGACGCCGATCTCGTCTCGAGCGATCTCTTCGATCTCGGCGCCACCGGCGTCGAAGAGCGCGACGAGACCACCCTCAAGAAGAACGAGACCTCGGGCAAGGTCACGCTCGTCGCGTCCTTCGAGGACGAGGCGACCGCCAACCTCGCCATCGAGTCGCTCGACCCGGCCCTCGAGCCGCGCCTCGAGTGGGTCGTCGGCGACGCCTGGCGCGACGCTTGGAAAGAGCATTTTCGCCCATTCGCCGTGGCCCCGGGCCTCGTCGTGCGCCCCCCGTGGGAGGCCTACGAAGCCAAAGAGGGCGAGCGCGTGCTCGAGCTCGAGCCGGGCCGCGCGTTCGGCACGGGCCTCCACGAGACGACGTCCCTCGTGTGCGGCGCGCTCGTCGCCCACGGAGACGAGCTCCGCGGAAAGCCCATCCTCGACGTGGGCACGGGCAGCGGCATCCTCGCGCTCGCGGCGATCCACCTCGGCGCCTCGCACGCGACCTGCACGGACAACGACGACGAGGTCATCCCCGTCGTGCTCGAGAACGCCGAGCGCAACGGCATGACCGACAAGGTGAAGGCCGCCGCGATCGGGCTCGACGCCGTCGAGGGCACCTTCCCCGTCGTGGTCGCCAACATCGAGGCGCGCGTGCTCGTGCCCATGGCGAACGACCTCAAGGCCAAGGTCGCGAAGGGCGGGCTGCTCGTGCTGTCGGGCATCTTGCTCCCGCAAGAAGAAGAGGTCGTCGCGGCGTACGCGCCGTTCCAGGTCGTGTCGGCGCCCAAGAAGGGCGAGTGGGTCGCGATCGTGCTCCGCGCGCCGTGA
- a CDS encoding 16S rRNA (uracil(1498)-N(3))-methyltransferase, which translates to MGRDRAPRAVTRLLRAPVRGLHQGAMRLEGELAHYLTRVLRLEHGAALEVFDPEAKLEARAKLSLDGASVTLHVEALAPARVVARRTLCLLQGLPKGDKLDAIVRDATELGASRVVLVAAARSVVKLDPKRAEERRRRLLRIAEEAARQSGRGDVPTIEGPFAPRDAASRAPEGARFVLAPGTPHGLGDALLSELGHPDTPLTFAVGPEGGLAEDELRAFEDEGFLRVGLGPFVLRTETVAAAVLGAVRVLST; encoded by the coding sequence GTGGGTCGCGATCGTGCTCCGCGCGCCGTGACCCGCCTCCTCCGCGCCCCGGTCCGTGGCCTCCACCAAGGCGCCATGCGGCTCGAGGGTGAGCTCGCCCACTACCTCACGCGGGTGCTCCGGCTCGAGCACGGCGCGGCGCTCGAGGTGTTCGATCCCGAGGCGAAGCTCGAGGCGCGCGCGAAGCTCTCGCTCGACGGCGCGAGCGTCACGCTGCACGTCGAGGCGCTCGCTCCGGCGCGTGTCGTCGCGAGGCGCACGCTGTGCCTACTCCAAGGCCTGCCGAAGGGCGACAAGCTCGACGCCATCGTCCGCGACGCGACCGAGCTCGGGGCCTCGCGCGTCGTGCTCGTCGCCGCGGCGCGCTCCGTCGTGAAGCTCGATCCGAAGCGCGCCGAAGAGCGCCGCAGAAGGCTCCTGCGCATCGCCGAAGAGGCCGCGCGGCAGTCCGGTCGCGGCGACGTCCCCACGATCGAAGGCCCGTTCGCCCCCCGCGACGCAGCCTCGCGCGCCCCCGAAGGAGCCCGCTTCGTGCTCGCGCCCGGCACGCCCCACGGCCTCGGAGATGCGCTGCTCTCCGAGCTCGGCCACCCCGACACGCCGCTCACCTTCGCGGTAGGTCCCGAGGGCGGGCTCGCCGAGGACGAGCTCCGCGCCTTCGAGGACGAAGGCTTCCTCCGGGTGGGCCTCGGGCCCTTCGTGCTCCGGACCGAGACGGTCGCCGCGGCCGTGCTCGGCGCGGTCCGCGTCCTATCGACGTAA
- a CDS encoding L,D-transpeptidase family protein, whose translation MKRSIALASLLALAASLVACSAETDTGPTAGDDEGAVIPNIETLTGKSVQWVYSGPLPSLESPKVEVSIPASVALVTGLLPEGYDVAKLPPYARTRRTEAGRTELAIGYPVATAATDKINPERNAPYRNWPGDNKTLYSIPFTPSVKDSANSDATMWGGFPFIKYSSVGHALHGPIDVAPEEEGGEVWKLKRAPVSKGCNRMAGEHIVELAHLIGTDMATKNWAENTVLRTAGKDGVGVPVLVREAQISWNGKAVDSDYPVHPGYEARVKRPAAAEANVFHAWDASAAEYRSFVCPLDKKWLRQKALTAVPKDYCKTRWPNAEWYTDWSRFGFR comes from the coding sequence ATGAAACGCTCGATCGCGCTCGCTTCTCTGCTCGCCCTGGCCGCTTCGCTCGTCGCCTGCTCCGCCGAAACGGACACCGGCCCCACCGCTGGGGACGACGAAGGCGCGGTCATCCCGAACATCGAGACGCTCACCGGCAAGAGCGTGCAGTGGGTCTATTCGGGTCCGCTCCCGAGCCTCGAGTCGCCCAAGGTGGAGGTGTCGATCCCCGCGAGCGTGGCGCTCGTGACGGGCCTCTTGCCCGAAGGGTACGACGTCGCCAAGCTCCCGCCCTACGCGCGCACGCGCCGCACCGAAGCGGGCCGCACCGAGCTCGCCATCGGCTACCCGGTCGCCACCGCCGCGACCGACAAGATCAACCCCGAGCGCAACGCGCCCTACCGCAACTGGCCGGGCGACAACAAAACGCTCTATTCGATCCCGTTCACGCCCTCCGTGAAGGACTCGGCGAACAGCGACGCCACCATGTGGGGCGGCTTCCCGTTCATCAAGTACTCGTCCGTCGGCCACGCGCTCCACGGCCCCATCGACGTCGCCCCGGAGGAAGAGGGCGGCGAGGTGTGGAAGCTGAAGCGCGCCCCCGTGTCGAAGGGCTGCAACCGCATGGCCGGCGAGCACATCGTCGAGCTCGCGCACCTCATCGGCACCGACATGGCCACGAAGAACTGGGCCGAGAACACCGTGCTCCGCACCGCGGGCAAGGACGGCGTCGGCGTGCCCGTGCTCGTGCGCGAGGCGCAGATCTCCTGGAACGGCAAGGCCGTCGACTCGGACTACCCCGTGCACCCCGGCTACGAGGCGCGCGTGAAGCGCCCCGCCGCGGCCGAGGCGAACGTCTTCCACGCGTGGGACGCGAGCGCCGCCGAGTACCGCTCCTTCGTCTGCCCGCTCGACAAGAAGTGGCTCCGGCAGAAGGCCCTCACGGCCGTCCCGAAGGACTACTGCAAGACCCGCTGGCCGAACGCCGAGTGGTACACCGACTGGTCGCGCTTCGGCTTCCGCTGA
- a CDS encoding M13 family metallopeptidase has product MKRAFSSLSALAVPFLFAAACGTPPAALPPPPPPPVPSAVPEPAPQGKVVEGASGVDMSAIDTQVSPCEDFFGYACNGWIKAHPIPAEETSWMRSFSVMREENEKTLHEILERYAKGEGKDEPYAKLLGDFYGSCMDEAGIEKAGKKPLEADLKLVQNAKDAKSLSKVIGKLHKSGTVVFFDYGPEQDFKDASRVIFAVHQAGLGMPEREYYLKTDKRSEELRTAYLTLVQTVFELLGEPKAKAKEKAAAVFAVEKALAEISSTKQDLREPQKNYHPTKRDELAKVAPNVDWASYLGELGMEKTPDFNVAQDGFFKGLSALMDGKKLDYAKVRAYLTFHVVRDALPTLPKAFVDAGFEWKKAISGAKAQPPRWKRCVRATDAALPEALAQPFVKKTLGAEGKDAVKKLIVAVEEAMKQNLDTLGWMDEPTRKMALVKLAKIANKIAYPDTWRSYDAVKADRASYFASAKSADAVEIARQLGKVGKPVDRAEWQMSPPTINAYYEPLLNEMVFPAGILRTPFYSNTVAAPSNYGGIGMVMGHELTHGFDDEGRQFDADGNLKSWWTPKVDEEFVKRASCVEKQFNEYTVLGDAHVDGKLTMGENLADLGGVKLALMALEKQIGPNARQADGPYTPRQQFFLGFAQAWCGSYRDESMRLLVATNPHSPPQFRVNGPLSNTKEFAEAFQCKPGQKMVRKERCEVW; this is encoded by the coding sequence ATGAAGCGCGCGTTCTCTTCGCTCTCCGCCCTCGCGGTCCCGTTCCTCTTCGCCGCCGCGTGCGGCACGCCCCCCGCGGCCCTCCCGCCGCCTCCGCCGCCTCCGGTGCCGAGCGCCGTGCCCGAGCCCGCGCCGCAGGGCAAGGTCGTCGAGGGCGCGTCGGGCGTGGACATGTCCGCGATCGACACGCAGGTGAGCCCCTGCGAGGACTTCTTCGGGTACGCGTGCAACGGCTGGATCAAGGCGCACCCCATCCCGGCCGAAGAGACGAGCTGGATGCGTAGCTTCTCGGTCATGCGCGAGGAGAACGAGAAGACCCTCCACGAGATCCTCGAGCGCTACGCGAAGGGCGAGGGCAAAGACGAGCCCTACGCGAAGCTCCTCGGCGACTTCTACGGCTCGTGCATGGACGAGGCCGGCATCGAGAAGGCGGGCAAGAAGCCGCTCGAGGCCGACCTCAAGCTCGTTCAAAACGCGAAGGACGCGAAGAGCCTCTCGAAGGTCATCGGCAAGCTCCACAAGTCGGGCACGGTGGTCTTCTTCGACTACGGCCCCGAGCAAGACTTCAAGGACGCGAGCCGCGTCATCTTCGCCGTGCACCAGGCCGGCCTCGGCATGCCCGAGCGCGAGTACTACCTGAAGACCGACAAACGCTCCGAGGAGCTCCGCACGGCGTACCTCACGCTCGTGCAGACGGTGTTCGAGCTGCTCGGCGAGCCCAAGGCGAAGGCCAAAGAGAAGGCCGCCGCCGTGTTCGCGGTCGAGAAGGCCCTCGCCGAGATCTCCTCGACGAAACAAGACCTCCGCGAGCCGCAGAAGAACTACCACCCGACGAAGCGCGACGAGCTCGCCAAGGTGGCGCCGAACGTCGACTGGGCGAGCTACCTCGGTGAGCTCGGCATGGAGAAGACGCCCGACTTCAACGTCGCCCAAGATGGCTTCTTCAAGGGGCTCTCGGCCCTCATGGACGGCAAGAAGCTCGACTACGCGAAGGTGCGCGCGTACCTCACCTTCCACGTCGTGCGCGACGCGCTCCCCACGCTCCCGAAGGCGTTCGTCGACGCGGGCTTCGAGTGGAAAAAGGCGATCTCGGGCGCGAAGGCCCAGCCCCCGCGGTGGAAGCGCTGCGTGCGCGCGACCGACGCGGCCCTCCCCGAGGCGCTCGCGCAACCCTTCGTAAAGAAGACGCTCGGCGCCGAAGGCAAAGACGCCGTGAAGAAGCTCATCGTCGCCGTCGAAGAGGCGATGAAGCAGAACCTCGACACGCTCGGCTGGATGGACGAGCCCACGCGCAAGATGGCGCTCGTGAAGCTCGCCAAGATCGCCAACAAAATCGCCTACCCCGACACGTGGCGCTCCTACGACGCGGTGAAGGCCGATCGCGCGAGCTACTTCGCCAGCGCGAAATCCGCCGACGCCGTCGAGATCGCGCGCCAGCTCGGAAAGGTCGGAAAGCCCGTCGATCGCGCCGAGTGGCAGATGAGCCCGCCCACGATCAACGCGTACTACGAGCCGCTCTTGAACGAGATGGTGTTCCCCGCGGGCATCTTGCGCACGCCGTTCTATTCGAACACCGTGGCGGCGCCCTCGAACTACGGCGGCATCGGCATGGTCATGGGCCACGAGCTCACACACGGCTTCGACGACGAGGGCCGCCAGTTCGACGCCGACGGCAACCTCAAGTCGTGGTGGACGCCCAAGGTCGACGAGGAGTTCGTGAAGCGCGCCTCGTGCGTCGAGAAGCAGTTCAACGAGTACACCGTGCTCGGCGACGCGCACGTCGACGGCAAGCTCACCATGGGCGAGAACCTCGCCGACCTCGGCGGCGTGAAGCTCGCGCTCATGGCCCTCGAGAAGCAGATCGGCCCGAACGCCCGCCAAGCGGACGGCCCCTACACACCGCGGCAGCAGTTCTTCCTCGGGTTCGCCCAGGCGTGGTGCGGCAGCTACCGCGACGAGTCGATGCGCCTCCTCGTGGCGACGAACCCGCACTCGCCGCCCCAGTTCCGCGTGAACGGCCCGCTGTCGAACACGAAGGAGTTCGCCGAGGCCTTCCAGTGCAAGCCGGGCCAGAAGATGGTCCGCAAGGAGCGCTGCGAGGTCTGGTGA